A single region of the Fusarium keratoplasticum isolate Fu6.1 chromosome 7, whole genome shotgun sequence genome encodes:
- a CDS encoding F-box domain-containing protein, translating into MCFRRHSEVLITRILSKSCGGVWNSPNPYADICQITADLEFAVHRQFLLQSHVEDAFAVAWRLFTAMELEEILYPIARELAWGYHLDGRTQDAIRFLKAIHHHQKPYMLPSYRSISPALLPVASLLHYFLGDANDTAQCELVAKEIKHLAELKNRYTTFLWLTNLTSEQSRNCVFTLFFPPQPPFVLHSEPLMHV; encoded by the coding sequence ATGTGTTTCCGCAGGCACAGCGAGGTCCTCATCACGCGTATACTCTCAAAGAGCTGTGGTGGCGTATGGAACAGCCCCAATCCATACGCAGATATCTGCCAGATCACCGCAGATCTGGAATTTGCAGTGCATCGTCAATTCTTGCTACAATCACACGTCGAAGACGCCTTCGCGGTTGCCTGGCGTCTCTTTACCGCGATGGAACTGGAAGAAATCCTCTACCCGATTGCTCGGGAGCTTGCCTGGGGCTACCACCTCGACGGCCGGACCCAGGACGCCATCAGGTTCCTGAAGGCaattcatcaccaccagAAACCGTATATGCTCCCCTCTTACCGGAGCATCTCGCCCGCTTTGCTGCCTGTGGCAAGTTTGCTGCATTActtccttggtgatgccaacGACACGGCACAATGCGAATTAGTTGCCAAAGAGATCAAACATCTtgccgagctcaagaaccGCTACACTACATTCCTCTGGCTTACCAACCTCACATCTGAGCAGAGCAGGAACTGTGTGTTCACGCTTTTCTTCCCGCCACAGCCGCCTTTTGTTTTGCATTCAGAGCCTCTGATGCACGTTTAG